From the genome of Paraburkholderia largidicola:
CGAGCCGTATTCGCCCAACGCACGCGCGAACGCCAGTGCGAAACCCGTCAGCAGCGCGGGAAACACCGACGGAAACACGACGCGCCGGAACGTCAGCCAGCGCGACGCGCCCAGGCACGCGGCCGCCTCTTCCTGCTCGCGCTCGAACTCCTCGAGCACGGGCTGCACGGTCCGCACGACGAATGGCAGGCCGATGAAGGTCAGCGCGACCAGCACGCCCGCCGGCGTGAACGCGATCTTGATGCCGAGCGGTTCGAGAAACTGGCCGACCCAGCCATTGCCCGAATAGATCGCCGCGAGCGAGATGCCCGCCACCGATGTAGGCAGCGCGAACGGCAGATCGACGACGGCATCGACGATGCGCTTGAACGGAAACTCGTAGCGCACCAACACCCACGCGACGAGAAAGCCGAACACCGCGTTGATCAGCGCGCCGCCGAGCGCCGAGAAGAACGTCAGCCGGTACGACGCGAGCACGCGCGGCGACGTGACGGCGCGCACGAACTGGCTCCAGTCGAGCGTAGCCGTCTTGAGAAAAGTGGCCGCGAGCGGAATCAGCACCACGAGGCTCAGATACGCCAGCGTGATGCCGAGTGTCAGGCCGAAGCCGGGTATCGCGCTCGGCTTGCGAAAGGTCAACGTCGTCATGCGAAAGCTCTTTCAGGTTTTATGCGTTGCAACGCGTGCCGTCGCACCATTGCCGAAAGCGCGCCCGAGGGCGCGCCTTTGTTCAAACATGGCCGCTGCGTGGTTTCACTGCGGCTGGTAGATCGAATCGAACACACCGCCATCGGCAAAGTGCGTCTTCTGCGCGTTCGTCCAGCCGCCGAACGAGTCGTCGACCGTGTACAGCTTCAACTTCGGAAACTTCTCGGTCAGCGTGGCCGGCACCTTGTTCGAACGCGGACGGTAGAAGTTCTTCGCGGCGATCTCCTGGCCTTCCTCGCTATAAAGGAAGTTCAGATATGCGTCGGCGAGCTTGCGCGAGCCGTGCTTGTCGACCACCTTGTCCACCACGGCGACGGGCGGCTCGGCCAGAATGCTCGCCGACGGCACCACGATCTCGAACTTGTCGGTGCCGAATTCCTTCACCGACAGGAACGCCTCGTTTTCCCATGCGATCAGCACATCGCCGATGCCACGCTGAACGAAGCTCGTCGTCGCGCCACGCGCGCCGGAGTCGAGCACGCCTGCGTTCTTATATAGCTTCGACACGAATTCCTTCGCCTTCTGGTCGTTGCCGCCCGGCAGATGCGCCGCGTACGCCCACGCCGCCAGATAGTTCCAGCGCGCGCCGCCCGAGGTCTTCGGGTTCGGCGTCACGATCGACACGCCCGGCTTCACCAGATCGTCCCAGTCCTTGATGTGCTTCGGGTTGCCCTTGCGCACGAGGAACACGATCGTCGACGTGTACGGCGACGCGTTGTCGGGCAGGCGCTTCTGCCAGTTCTTGTCGATCAGGCCCTTGTTGGCGAGTGCATCGATGTCGTAAGCGAGCGCAAGCGTCACGACGTCGGCCTGCAGGCCGTCGAGCACCGAACGCGCCTGCGCGCCCGAGCCGCCGTGCGACTGCTTGAAGGTGACCGACTCGCCCGTCTTCGCCTTCCATTCCTTGCCGAAGACCTGATTGACGTCCTGGTACAACTCGCGGGTCGGATCGTAAGAAACGTTGAGCAGCGTCGTATCCGCATGCGCCTGCGCGATCATCCCGACCGCCGACGCTGCGCCCAACGCGAGCGCCGCGACCAGTCGCTTCGCGCTGCTGCGCCTTGCCTTCTGTGCTCCTGCCAACCCCGTGATCCGAATGCCCATCGACCTTCTCCGTCTTGTTGGTGTGACTGCCTGTTTTCCGCTGATTGCCGCGTTTCGCTGCTGCGCAAGCGGCAAGCGCCTCTGCCGCTGCGCGGGCGTTGCTGCTGCATCAATGGAGGCCAGTCTATCCGGGCGGCTTCATCATTAAAAATAATGTTTCTTCATTTTTTAATACGCAATAGTGGTAAAGGAATGGTTTGCGTCCGTGCACGCGTTCTTTAGGCCGTTACAGCGTCGGCTTTCGACGTTCACACGACACCCGGCGCGACGAACTTAAAGTAAAGCTTGAAATGCGCCGAATACTGTATAAAAATACAGTCACCTGTCTATCCATACAGTGGCGCCATGACCAAACTCACCGCACGTCAGCAGCAGGTTTTCGAACTGATCCGCCGCGCC
Proteins encoded in this window:
- the cysT gene encoding sulfate ABC transporter permease subunit CysT, translated to MTTLTFRKPSAIPGFGLTLGITLAYLSLVVLIPLAATFLKTATLDWSQFVRAVTSPRVLASYRLTFFSALGGALINAVFGFLVAWVLVRYEFPFKRIVDAVVDLPFALPTSVAGISLAAIYSGNGWVGQFLEPLGIKIAFTPAGVLVALTFIGLPFVVRTVQPVLEEFEREQEEAAACLGASRWLTFRRVVFPSVFPALLTGFALAFARALGEYGSVIFIAGNVPMKSEITSLLIITKLEQYDYAGATALAVVMLVVSFLMLLLINTLQWYLQRRTTRGRTAPSVPVVSSAALTGGAQ
- a CDS encoding sulfate ABC transporter substrate-binding protein, with the translated sequence MGIRITGLAGAQKARRSSAKRLVAALALGAASAVGMIAQAHADTTLLNVSYDPTRELYQDVNQVFGKEWKAKTGESVTFKQSHGGSGAQARSVLDGLQADVVTLALAYDIDALANKGLIDKNWQKRLPDNASPYTSTIVFLVRKGNPKHIKDWDDLVKPGVSIVTPNPKTSGGARWNYLAAWAYAAHLPGGNDQKAKEFVSKLYKNAGVLDSGARGATTSFVQRGIGDVLIAWENEAFLSVKEFGTDKFEIVVPSASILAEPPVAVVDKVVDKHGSRKLADAYLNFLYSEEGQEIAAKNFYRPRSNKVPATLTEKFPKLKLYTVDDSFGGWTNAQKTHFADGGVFDSIYQPQ